One genomic segment of Pseudomonas sp. RU47 includes these proteins:
- a CDS encoding polyamine ABC transporter substrate-binding protein: protein MPIFSSLRKALLATAGLTIAVGAQAAGTVHIYNWSDYIGETTLADFQKATGIKPVYDVFDSNETLEGKLLAGRTGYDVVVPSNHFLGKQIKAGAFQKLDRSQLPNYSNLDPALLKRLEQNDPGNLYAVPYLWGTNGIGYNVDKVKAVLGVDKIDSWGVLFEPENIKKLQSCGVAFLDSADEMMPTVLNYLGLNANSTNPKDYEKATDKLLAVRPYVTYFHSSKYIGDLANGDICVAIGFSGDIFQAKNRAAEAKKGVNIAYTVPKEGGALWFDMLAIPKDSSNVKQAHAFINYLLKPEVIAQVSDYVGYANPNPGADKLMEQSIRTDASVYPPQAVIDKAYVSIELPPNIQRLMTRSWTKVKSGM, encoded by the coding sequence TTGCCTATTTTTTCTTCTTTGCGCAAAGCCCTGCTGGCCACTGCCGGCCTGACGATTGCTGTCGGAGCCCAGGCCGCCGGTACGGTGCATATTTATAACTGGTCGGATTACATCGGTGAGACCACCCTGGCCGATTTCCAGAAAGCCACCGGGATAAAACCGGTCTACGACGTCTTCGATTCCAACGAAACCCTGGAAGGCAAGTTGCTGGCCGGGCGTACCGGTTACGACGTGGTCGTGCCGTCGAACCACTTCCTTGGCAAGCAGATCAAGGCGGGCGCGTTCCAGAAGCTCGACCGCTCGCAGCTGCCGAATTATTCCAATCTCGACCCGGCGCTGCTCAAGCGTCTGGAGCAGAACGATCCGGGCAACCTGTACGCCGTGCCGTACCTGTGGGGCACCAACGGCATCGGTTACAACGTCGATAAAGTGAAGGCCGTGCTGGGTGTCGACAAGATCGATTCGTGGGGCGTTTTGTTCGAGCCTGAGAACATCAAGAAGCTGCAAAGCTGCGGCGTGGCATTCCTCGATTCGGCGGATGAAATGATGCCGACCGTGCTCAACTATCTGGGCCTGAATGCCAACAGCACCAATCCGAAGGACTACGAAAAAGCCACCGACAAATTGCTCGCGGTGCGTCCTTACGTGACCTACTTCCACTCCTCGAAATACATCGGTGATCTGGCCAACGGCGACATCTGTGTGGCCATCGGTTTCTCCGGCGATATCTTCCAGGCGAAGAACCGTGCAGCCGAAGCCAAGAAGGGCGTGAACATCGCCTACACGGTGCCGAAAGAGGGTGGCGCATTGTGGTTCGACATGCTGGCAATCCCCAAGGATTCGTCGAACGTGAAGCAGGCCCATGCCTTCATCAACTATCTGCTGAAACCTGAGGTGATCGCTCAGGTCAGTGATTACGTCGGTTACGCCAACCCCAATCCGGGGGCGGACAAGTTGATGGAACAATCCATCCGTACCGATGCGTCGGTGTATCCGCCGCAGGCCGTTATCGACAAGGCTTATGTGTCGATCGAGTTGCCACCGAACATTCAGCGTCTGATGACCCGCAGCTGGACCAAGGTCAAGTCGGGGATGTAA
- a CDS encoding GlxA family transcriptional regulator: MNKTVAIVVFPGVQSLDVSGPMDVFAEANRFLLPEDHYRLEVIGVEHGPMACSNGLNLNAHRYFSEALDAYDLLLVAGGPQLPFMDFGATFDEWLREACARAQRFGSICNGAFMLARAGMLEGRTVTTHWNDAEALARLCPTTQVEADRLYVEDGTLYTSAGVTAGIDLSLYLLARDHGAEVALSVAKRLVVFTQRSGGQSQFSPFLTPHAEPTSAVAMVQLYVLANLTGDLTIADLANAANMSARNFSLVFAREAKVTPAEFVERARVDAARVMLESTAAPLKTVAYQCGFRDAQHMRGVFNRRLGVTPQQFRLNFAVLL; this comes from the coding sequence ATGAACAAAACCGTCGCCATCGTCGTGTTTCCCGGCGTGCAATCGCTGGACGTCAGCGGCCCGATGGATGTGTTCGCCGAGGCCAATCGCTTCCTGCTGCCCGAGGATCACTATCGGCTCGAAGTGATCGGCGTCGAACACGGCCCGATGGCCTGTTCCAATGGTTTGAACCTGAATGCCCATCGGTATTTCAGCGAAGCGCTGGATGCCTACGACCTGCTGCTGGTCGCCGGTGGGCCGCAACTGCCGTTCATGGATTTTGGCGCGACGTTCGACGAGTGGCTGCGCGAGGCGTGTGCTCGGGCGCAGCGCTTCGGTTCGATCTGCAATGGCGCGTTCATGCTGGCGCGCGCCGGAATGCTGGAAGGGCGCACCGTCACCACGCACTGGAACGATGCCGAGGCGTTGGCCCGGTTGTGCCCGACCACACAGGTCGAGGCGGATCGTCTGTACGTCGAGGACGGCACGCTCTACACCTCGGCTGGGGTGACGGCGGGGATTGATCTGTCGCTGTACCTGCTGGCGCGTGATCACGGTGCAGAAGTGGCGCTGAGCGTGGCTAAACGCTTGGTGGTGTTCACCCAGCGTTCCGGTGGGCAGTCACAGTTCAGTCCGTTCCTCACGCCGCATGCGGAACCTACGTCGGCGGTGGCGATGGTGCAGTTGTATGTGCTGGCCAATCTGACTGGTGATCTGACGATTGCCGATCTGGCCAATGCGGCGAACATGAGTGCGCGCAATTTCTCGCTGGTGTTCGCCCGGGAAGCCAAAGTCACCCCGGCGGAGTTTGTCGAGCGGGCGCGGGTGGATGCGGCGCGGGTGATGCTGGAAAGCACGGCGGCGCCGTTGAAGACGGTGGCGTATCAGTGCGGGTTTCGTGACGCGCAACATATGCGCGGGGTGTTTAACCGGCGGTTGGGGGTGACACCGCAGCAGTTTCGGCTGAATTTTGCGGTGTTGCTTTAA
- a CDS encoding HD domain-containing protein, with the protein MSTTIAGIKIPDSTLARATTEYIRDIESDLLYHHSRRVFLFGALSGERQQLAYDPELLYVGAMFHDLGLVEGHRSADERFEVDGANAAAAFLKPYGLSDDDIEQVWLSIALHTTPGVPKHLRPTVALVTAGVEMDVLGMDYATFSTVQREAVVHAHPRGEGFKECIICAFADGLRHRPQTTFGNVKTDVLKDQQPGFKPMNFVEVIRNSPWTA; encoded by the coding sequence ATGAGCACGACCATTGCCGGCATCAAAATTCCCGACAGCACCCTCGCCCGGGCCACCACCGAGTACATCCGCGACATCGAATCCGATCTGCTCTACCACCACTCGCGCCGGGTCTTTTTGTTCGGCGCCTTGAGCGGTGAGCGTCAGCAACTGGCCTACGATCCGGAGTTGCTCTACGTCGGCGCGATGTTCCATGACCTCGGCCTGGTCGAAGGTCATCGCAGCGCAGATGAACGTTTCGAAGTGGATGGCGCGAATGCGGCGGCAGCGTTTCTCAAACCGTACGGGTTGAGCGATGACGATATCGAACAGGTGTGGCTGTCGATTGCCTTGCACACCACACCGGGCGTGCCCAAGCATCTGCGCCCAACGGTGGCGCTGGTAACGGCTGGTGTGGAAATGGATGTGCTGGGCATGGATTACGCGACGTTCAGCACGGTGCAGCGCGAGGCAGTGGTGCATGCGCACCCGCGTGGAGAGGGTTTCAAGGAATGCATCATCTGCGCGTTCGCCGATGGCTTGCGCCATCGTCCGCAGACCACGTTTGGCAATGTGAAGACCGATGTGCTGAAGGATCAGCAGCCGGGGTTCAAGCCGATGAACTTTGTCGAAGTCATCCGCAACTCTCCCTGGACTGCATAA
- a CDS encoding polyamine ABC transporter substrate-binding protein codes for MKALGKKLAGKTLLAMSLMGIMATAAQADDKVLHVYNWSDYIAPDTVANFEKATGIKVVYDVFDSNETLEAKLLAGKSGYDIVVPSNNFLAKQIKAGVYQELDKSKLPNWKNLDEDLLKAVGDASDQGNKHAFPYMWGSIGIGYNPAKVKAALGIDKIDSWDVVFKPENIEKLKSCGVSFLDAPTEMIPAALHYLGKPTNSKDKADLKAAEDLFLKIRPSVAYFHSSKYISDLANGNICVAVGYSGDLEQSKTRAQEAGDKVKLAYTIPKEGAGTFYDMVAIPKDAENVEAAYKFMNYLLEPQVMAGITNAVRFPNGNKAATPLVDKDITSDPSIYPSAEVKKQLYAISDLDAATLRLITRSWTKIKSGK; via the coding sequence TGTCCCTGATGGGAATCATGGCGACTGCGGCTCAGGCGGACGACAAGGTGTTGCACGTCTACAACTGGTCCGACTACATCGCCCCGGACACCGTGGCCAACTTTGAAAAAGCCACCGGGATCAAAGTCGTCTACGACGTCTTCGACAGCAACGAAACCCTGGAAGCCAAGCTGCTGGCCGGCAAGTCCGGTTACGACATCGTGGTGCCTTCCAATAACTTCCTCGCCAAGCAGATCAAGGCCGGTGTTTACCAGGAGCTGGACAAGTCCAAGCTGCCAAACTGGAAGAACCTCGACGAAGACCTGCTCAAGGCTGTTGGCGATGCCAGCGACCAAGGCAACAAGCACGCGTTCCCGTACATGTGGGGCTCGATCGGCATCGGCTACAACCCGGCCAAGGTCAAGGCGGCGCTGGGCATCGACAAGATCGATTCCTGGGACGTGGTGTTCAAGCCTGAAAACATCGAGAAGCTCAAAAGCTGCGGCGTAAGCTTCCTCGACGCACCGACCGAAATGATTCCGGCGGCGTTGCACTATCTGGGCAAGCCGACCAACAGCAAGGACAAGGCTGACCTGAAAGCCGCCGAAGACCTGTTCCTGAAAATTCGTCCTTCGGTTGCCTACTTCCATTCCTCCAAGTACATCTCCGACCTGGCCAACGGCAACATCTGCGTCGCCGTCGGTTACTCGGGTGACCTGGAACAATCCAAGACCCGCGCCCAGGAAGCCGGTGACAAGGTCAAGCTGGCCTACACCATTCCAAAAGAAGGTGCTGGCACGTTCTACGACATGGTCGCCATTCCCAAGGATGCCGAAAACGTCGAAGCCGCCTACAAGTTCATGAACTACCTGCTTGAGCCGCAAGTGATGGCCGGCATCACCAACGCCGTGCGTTTCCCGAACGGCAACAAGGCTGCCACGCCACTGGTGGACAAGGACATCACCAGCGATCCGAGCATCTACCCGTCGGCTGAAGTGAAGAAGCAGCTCTACGCGATCAGCGATCTGGACGCAGCGACCCTGCGCCTGATCACTCGCAGCTGGACCAAGATCAAATCCGGTAAATAA
- a CDS encoding ABC transporter permease subunit, whose amino-acid sequence MKRIRFSSLMLVIGLLFIYLPMLILVIYSFNASKLVTVWGGWSIKWYVGLLDNTQLMGSVLRSLEIACYTAVAAVALGTLAAFVLTRITRFKGRTLFGGLVTAPLVMPEVITGLSLLLLFVAMAQMIGWPQERGIVTIWIAHTTFCAAYVAVVVSARLRELDLSIEEAAMDLGARPWKVFFLITIPMIAPSLAAGGMMSFALSLDDLVLASFVSGPGSTTLPMEVFSAVRLGVKPEINAVASLILLAVSIVTFMVWFFSRRAEEARKKAIQQAIEESAADSWKQPDVRRAPSPEAA is encoded by the coding sequence ATGAAGCGCATCCGTTTCTCCAGCCTGATGCTGGTCATCGGTCTGTTGTTCATCTACCTGCCGATGCTGATCCTGGTGATCTACTCGTTCAACGCCTCGAAACTGGTGACGGTGTGGGGCGGCTGGTCGATCAAGTGGTACGTCGGCCTGCTCGACAACACCCAACTGATGGGCTCGGTGCTGCGCTCGCTGGAAATCGCCTGCTACACCGCAGTTGCCGCGGTGGCGCTGGGGACGCTGGCGGCGTTCGTGCTGACGCGCATCACCCGCTTCAAGGGCCGTACGCTGTTCGGCGGTCTGGTGACGGCGCCGTTGGTGATGCCGGAAGTGATCACCGGTCTGTCGCTGTTGCTGCTGTTCGTGGCCATGGCGCAGATGATCGGCTGGCCGCAGGAGCGTGGCATCGTCACCATCTGGATCGCCCACACCACGTTCTGTGCGGCGTATGTGGCGGTGGTGGTGTCGGCGCGCCTGCGTGAGCTGGACCTGTCGATCGAAGAAGCGGCGATGGACCTCGGTGCTCGGCCGTGGAAGGTGTTCTTCCTGATCACCATTCCGATGATCGCGCCATCGCTGGCGGCGGGCGGCATGATGTCGTTCGCGCTGTCGCTGGATGACCTGGTACTGGCGAGCTTCGTCTCGGGTCCTGGTTCGACGACCTTGCCGATGGAAGTGTTCTCGGCAGTGCGTCTGGGTGTGAAGCCTGAGATCAACGCCGTGGCGAGCCTGATTCTGCTGGCCGTGTCGATCGTGACCTTCATGGTCTGGTTCTTCAGCCGCCGTGCCGAAGAAGCGCGCAAGAAAGCCATCCAGCAAGCCATCGAAGAAAGCGCAGCCGATTCGTGGAAGCAGCCGGACGTGCGTCGGGCGCCAAGCCCGGAAGCCGCGTAA
- a CDS encoding ABC transporter ATP-binding protein, with protein MAVASGAYKKALEGDQTPKQVLVKIDRVTKKFDETIAVDDVSLEIKKGEIFALLGGSGSGKSTLLRMLAGFERPTEGRIFLDGVDITDMPPYERPINMMFQSYALFPHMTVAQNIAFGLKQDKIPAAEVDARVAEMLKLVQMSQYAKRKPHQLSGGQRQRVALARSLAKRPKLLLLDEPMGALDKKLRSQMQLELVEIIERVGVTCVMVTHDQEEAMTMAERIAIMHLGWIAQIGSPIDIYETPTSRLVCEFIGNVNIFEGEVIDDAEGHATITCKDLDRQIYVGHGISTSVQDKSVTYAIRPEKLLVTADQPTCEYNWSSGKVHDIAYLGGHSVFYVELPSGKLVQSFVANAERRGARPTWGDQVYVWWEDDSGVVLRS; from the coding sequence ATGGCAGTTGCCTCCGGCGCCTATAAGAAAGCCCTCGAGGGCGACCAGACACCGAAACAGGTGCTGGTCAAAATCGACCGGGTCACGAAGAAGTTCGACGAGACGATTGCCGTGGACGATGTGTCCCTGGAAATCAAGAAAGGCGAAATCTTCGCCCTGCTCGGCGGTTCGGGATCGGGCAAATCCACTCTGCTGCGGATGCTGGCAGGGTTCGAACGGCCCACGGAGGGGCGCATTTTCCTCGACGGCGTCGACATCACCGACATGCCGCCGTACGAACGTCCGATCAACATGATGTTCCAGTCGTACGCCTTGTTCCCGCACATGACCGTGGCGCAGAACATCGCCTTCGGCCTCAAGCAGGACAAGATCCCGGCGGCTGAAGTCGATGCCCGCGTAGCCGAGATGCTCAAGCTGGTGCAGATGAGCCAGTACGCCAAACGCAAGCCGCATCAACTGTCGGGCGGTCAGCGTCAGCGCGTGGCGCTGGCTCGTTCGCTGGCCAAGCGGCCGAAGCTGCTGCTGCTCGATGAGCCGATGGGCGCACTGGACAAGAAACTGCGTTCGCAGATGCAGCTGGAACTGGTGGAAATCATCGAGCGCGTCGGCGTGACCTGCGTAATGGTGACCCACGACCAGGAAGAGGCCATGACCATGGCCGAGCGCATCGCGATCATGCACCTGGGCTGGATCGCCCAGATCGGCAGCCCGATCGACATCTACGAAACCCCGACCAGCCGTCTGGTCTGCGAATTCATCGGCAACGTCAACATCTTCGAAGGCGAAGTGATCGATGACGCTGAAGGCCACGCGACCATCACCTGCAAGGACCTCGACCGGCAGATCTATGTCGGCCACGGCATCAGCACTTCGGTACAGGACAAATCGGTCACGTACGCGATTCGTCCGGAGAAGCTGCTGGTCACCGCCGACCAACCGACCTGCGAATACAACTGGTCGAGCGGCAAGGTCCACGACATCGCCTACCTCGGCGGGCACTCGGTGTTCTACGTTGAGTTGCCGAGCGGCAAACTGGTGCAGTCGTTCGTGGCCAACGCCGAACGTCGCGGCGCGCGTCCGACCTGGGGCGATCAGGTTTACGTGTGGTGGGAAGATGACAGCGGCGTGGTACTCCGCTCATGA
- a CDS encoding ABC transporter permease subunit, whose protein sequence is MPNGRQLVIGVPFIWLFLFFMLPFFIVLKISFAEADVAIPPYTEIYTYAEQKLQLLLNLGNYAMLAGDELYIAAYLGSLKMALISTILCLVIGYPMAYAIATARKELQTVLVLLIMMPTWTAILIRVYAWMGILSNNGLLNGFLMSMGFIDEPLQILNTNLAVYIGVVYSYLPFMILPLYANLVKHDHSLLEAASDLGSSTFNSFWKITIPLSKNGIIAGCMLVFIPVVGEFVIPELLGGPETLMIGKVLWQEFFNNRDWPVASALAVVMLAILIVPIILFNRSQAKEMEGKE, encoded by the coding sequence ATCCCCAATGGCCGGCAGTTGGTCATCGGGGTCCCGTTCATCTGGCTGTTTCTGTTTTTCATGTTGCCGTTCTTCATCGTCCTGAAGATCAGCTTCGCCGAAGCCGACGTGGCGATCCCGCCGTATACCGAGATCTACACGTACGCCGAGCAGAAGCTGCAACTGCTGCTGAACTTGGGCAACTACGCGATGCTGGCGGGCGACGAGTTGTACATCGCCGCTTACCTCGGCTCGCTGAAGATGGCGCTGATCAGCACCATCCTCTGTCTGGTGATCGGCTACCCGATGGCCTACGCCATCGCCACCGCCCGTAAAGAGCTGCAAACGGTGCTGGTGCTGCTGATCATGATGCCGACGTGGACGGCGATCCTGATCCGCGTTTACGCGTGGATGGGCATTCTCAGCAACAACGGTTTGCTCAACGGGTTCCTGATGAGCATGGGCTTTATCGACGAGCCTTTGCAGATCCTCAACACCAACCTGGCGGTGTACATCGGCGTCGTTTACTCGTATCTGCCGTTCATGATCCTGCCGTTGTACGCCAACCTGGTGAAGCACGATCACAGTCTGCTGGAAGCGGCATCCGACCTCGGTTCGAGCACCTTCAACAGCTTCTGGAAAATCACCATTCCGCTGTCCAAGAACGGCATCATTGCCGGCTGCATGCTGGTATTCATCCCGGTGGTCGGCGAGTTCGTGATCCCGGAACTGCTTGGCGGTCCGGAAACCCTGATGATCGGTAAAGTGCTCTGGCAAGAGTTCTTCAACAACCGTGACTGGCCGGTGGCATCCGCGCTGGCAGTGGTGATGCTGGCGATCCTGATTGTGCCGATCATTCTGTTCAACCGCAGTCAGGCCAAAGAAATGGAGGGCAAAGAATGA